Proteins found in one Plasmodium malariae genome assembly, chromosome: 13 genomic segment:
- the PmUG01_13026200 gene encoding queuine tRNA-ribosyltransferase, putative: protein MNEQETKYRINRVMDIETPTSTILTNDLLPEFINIELLRKIENKFILNCPLIEVYNHLDVFEKAKEFYSKQNIKQLTKSYLNNFCDFENSYRYMNIRNVLIKDFFININKFITLKQNSSTAIFSFDDFLKCIEIFEPDIFCIPSEEIKINEEIGKKKKIRLITLMNEFLEKIKTMKDKNLYNNMSLCILSIPSTVNINNLITEPLNKYDSIIDGYLLSGLGYDESNEIRSSYLLNILKVLPKDKLKFIQLSTGTPVEILHSVYHGIDIIESNFPYYLAKNGKAINMIIQMDELNYNSKLHDINLIDFKNNENFIIDLNDSKYTFDYSTITSNSPRKEKRSYIHHLLKCQELTANVLLTYHNLYMYSLFFQEIQTQIKNNNFLCYISWFIERHQLHRCKQ from the coding sequence atgaacgaaCAAGAAACCAAGTATCGCATAAATAGAGTAATGGACATTGAAACACCTACTAGTACAATATTAACAAATGATTTACTACctgaatttataaatatagaattgttaagaaaaatagagaataaatttatactAAATTGCCCTTTAATTGAAGTATATAACCATTTGGATGTTTTtgaaaaagcaaaagaatTTTATTCAAAGCAGAACATTAAACAGTTGACCAAAAGTTACTTAAATAACTTTTGTGATTTTGAGAATAGCTATagatatatgaatataagaaatgttttaataaaggactttttcataaatataaataaatttattactttaaaacaaaatagttCAACCgctatattttcatttgatgactttttaaaatgcatagaaatatttgaaccagatattttttgtataccatcagaagaaattaaaataaacgaagaaataggaaaaaaaaaaaaaataaggttaATTACTTTAATGAAtgaatttttagaaaaaataaaaacaatgaaagataaaaatttatataataatatgtctttatgtattttatccATTCCTTCAAcagttaatataaataatttaataaccgagccattaaataaatacgaTTCAATAATAGATGGTTATTTATTAAGTGGATTAGGTTATGATGAATCTAACGAAATAAGATCtagttatttattaaatattttaaaagttttgCCAAAAgacaaattaaaatttatacaattaAGTACTGGTACTCCAGTTGAAATTCTACATAGTGTATATCATGGAATTGATATTATTGAATCTAATTTTCCTTATTACTTGgcaaaaaatggaaaagctataaatatgattattCAGATGGATGAATTAAATTACAACAGTAAATTACACGATATTAATCTTATCGATTTcaaaaataacgaaaattttattatagacTTAAATGATTCAAAATATACCTTTGATTATTCTACTATAACATCTAATTCACCAAGAAAAGAAAAGCGGTCATACATACATCACTTATTAAAATGCCAAGAACTAACAGCAAACGTTTTATTAACATATCATAacctatatatgtatagctTATTCTTTCAAGAAATTCAAactcaaataaaaaataataattttttatgttatattagtTGGTTTATAGAGCGTCACCAGTTACATAGGTGTAAACAATAG
- the CAF16 gene encoding CCR4-associated factor 16, putative, whose product MNDITIHNLNYNYYNRIKNTSTKALDNVNLSFGRGMRIVVCGKNGAGKSTLLSILAGKKLIKEEQVLVFNRPVFHDTALTNRIGFVGEWWSDEYAMNITIKDFFSQYSSSKRYKILLKLFDIDENKLISSISKGEKKKVQILVNLIKRKDIYIFDEATESLDLISRKLLLEFLKKECIKHNCIIIYSTHIFDYMEKWCSHVLYLSNGSVTFFSDIHTIKNVKNYTSLAEYIFDNMMKEIKERDNIDNVDDLLQIDSE is encoded by the exons atgaatgataTAACAATACATAACTTAAATTATAACTACTACAATCGAATAAAAAACACAAGCACGAAAGCACTTGATAATGTAAACTTGTCATTTGGAAGAGGAATGAGAATCGTTGTTTGCGGAAAAAACGGAGCTGGAAAAAGTACCTTACTGAGTATTTTAGCCggaaaaaaa CTGATAAAAGAAGAGCAAGTTTTAGTTTTCAACAGACCGGTTTTTCACGACACTGCGTTAACAAACAGAATAGGATTCGTGGGAGAATGGTGGAGTGATg AGTATGCTATGAACATCACAATAAAAGATTTCTTTTCGCAATATAGTAGCtctaaaagatataaaattttactgAAATTATTCGACattgatgaaaataaattaatatctaGTATCTCCAAAggagagaagaaaaaagttCAAATTTTGGTCAATCTGATTAAGAGAAAAGACATTTACATCTTTGATGAAGCAACTGAATCATTAGATTTGATATCCCGGAAACTATTACTAGA gtTTTTGAAGAAGGAATGTATCAAACACAATtgcattataatttattctacACATATCTTTgattatatggaaaaatgGTGTAGCCATGTTTTATACTTGTCCAACGGATCagttacttttttttcagaTATACACACTATTAAGAA tgttaaaaattatacctCATTGGccgaatatatttttgataatatgatgaaggaaataaaagaaagggATAATATTGATAACGTGGACG ATCTTCTGCAAATCGATTCTGAATAA
- the PmUG01_13026400 gene encoding protein kinase, putative: protein MKNYSAEKEAGEGTIGGGTKKEIRCTPLNSDNDKCYEDNHDISGYSLNKFCSISLRTILSRKKKKLRKILSCVPSKKYSKLYPHKRTNNLIYKVGKKSRYFLNRTNYKVLFSPSNFEKSILSLYKINYSVLKKCNYVKRKIFHIFRKNELRTKHSSYAIYDSYDKKLKNIFINFIFRHHTYIYFIFNIDEKYLSLLRNKFIFNTVITSKKKGLSKPCNFMLSKKRVLRTVNRKMTKYEKRYHCLIDVILRLIRKKNLIITFCSNIKYITVLMIEIENFEKIIKYLLILKNFITTYKQFFVNVLGFFSHHKLYSCRDISSGLLYRENVFVQKRDDNFTFIQRNNNDRKASTCVHVSGIDDKLFHQMCFSFIYLFIQVFITYVQLLLSGLTKYKEDAKKRYILFKIIVSNTYGILRIRKRKKTENNILINSRGNIFFLLKGMTSRRKIRSRLYRSCTFISLIDTVVKTLNKDWIRLSLFFHNSRWINYIGRILIDFLLTLLRGINIRYSQNEKIELTFKNNKHTKYRMYEQKMENLFTQIEYQIIYMFFKKKFLYCFEKFLMLNNDKYSMEGDHTNFIKTAENIIYTIIYNSKGEKRILFYKYYKIYIEIVHMIRETNVTKKKKHTFVNYFYTSNGETLKRDSGNDCSSSSSWGKIFGKKNLPQHRHEFYVQITNRIFLLYVMLSYLKKSKRATKFMKIFLKIFFLISEQKNFALQFYFYKIKILEHLLNYTDNSTLGGRKFHHTSIGNLSNIFPLNGKQLPYGKGAKKGKNKGKRKKQFLDNFHYSLNSSSKEECRKSNTKNVFIPQISLNRIFNSSKFSVENNTKVFSTSRFVEPSFHSSSSNRLDHQSIGSCRSHSLREERSKSSSSKCYYWKNKNLRSHKKYTMSEGYIRISKCNKNSAYCSNSLGGKNNYPDSMIVSHVKNKHESKFVNKYNESPSIMKWTILLIFSLIISYNKKDLNNFYFNENFYDDYKKVNKYIERKIFTKNNKIKILHLKNFLKILNKLFSFHRLVNSEHLPIMNILQSYLNSGKSSCKGSWKSNCNGKKSGNGNRKRVNEMVHRAVRLTQNNEQLQILYNISIIKNLTHLKFLKKINEDGNGKIYMCSYSVFSDQPFIMKLISIKKDVNENYIFKNIFNEIKCLLKFQYVNSRICQVYEYGVVKNDDNRNYFTYYILMKYYDCNLKQYINNLHSNYLEQREIIKNEEFPSPPSKKENKTSNLHLRRRKILQKLTIKKKKKKKNHAFCEKKKQLYKNKSITFYYHVMKKITHMRIIDLQYALLVLKIFNQIVEQIMSIHKRGIVHFDINTSNILMNYSELIPLLICCNTSHKKVMFSEKGEVSFPKECNTSPNAVATYSYTATSAVISTTVNVSGLQRKDDNIMIRYLNVPQVPAICVESRKVSIGHGLIYIPSIVINDFGESKFFFNNNDFLFFRINRGNEILSSPELMMNNNWRKKVCHVVTKGAHVGKETNNRGNECAKFKNIIKRRDKLLAPFTRKNNCNRIRKRTNSFGSYESLSFKPCKCLEKIVAIIKKKLQKKHKFEKRKMYIQKSDIWLLGCVLFEMFTNESLMNVHNFLYIKIYEKKDLLDEIIYKKIKNNFEEIYHFFNYFFQFDLKKRKSLNDIYIHIKVIYNTYVKKLKKERELLRIIQRNIAHDYRMYSDSNKDDRGNLFHNMIHIGYDTYFFDSKTVKYYKKIDRLLYYEEKGKRNGDYYLYSKKKFLTFLILTRLQRKRSLFTDKCNFVFYTFNNKVYFGQYSSNMCKAHDCSRIPFSIEKVKKILHFLITHNIVKIYNFYFIFKMNEGVKGFLRLNNLNKRMIYSFSSIFCEESIPSDSRRNSDVTNVQVLYFKKKLFYKKSKNTKKVFYKYLNFLSSKKYKPIFKKFCKYSKIKIYNKNDLKNLSYFFLFFFINTHLKLHTNSIDENKKYFFILNSDQNCEYNSFYNTHILSYNFSNVFLCFFFFVIFEINIEELFFFFKTDTTVSFSDMDISLFKEIMNNFF, encoded by the coding sequence ATGAAAAATTACAGTGCGGAAAAAGAAGCGGGGGAAGGAACAATAGGAGGGGGtacaaaaaaagagataagATGTACTCCATTAAATAGTGACAATGATAAATGTTATGAGGATAATCATGATATAAGCGGATACTcgttaaataaattttgtagCATTTCACTAAGAACTATTTtgagtagaaaaaaaaagaaattacgAAAAATTCTGTCTTGTGTTCCTTCTAAAAAGTACTCTAAATTATACCCTCACAAACGAACTAACAATTTAATATACAAAGTGGGCAAGAAAAGtcgatattttttaaatagaacAAATTATAAGGTGTTATTTTCCCCTtctaattttgaaaaaagtatattaagtttatataaaataaattattctgtTCTAAAAAAGTGCAATTATGTAAAGAGGaaaattttccatatttttagaaaaaatgaacttCGTACTAAACATAGTAGTTACGCTATTTACGATAGTTAtgataaaaagttaaaaaatatttttattaattttatttttagacaTCATACGTATAtctatttcatatttaatatagatgaaaaatatttatcattacttagaaacaaatttatttttaatacggTAATAACAAGTAAGAAAAAGGGTCTTTCCAAACCATGTAACTTTATGTTAAGTAAGAAAAGGGTACTAAGAACTGTAAATAGGAAGATgacaaaatatgaaaagagGTACCACTGCTTAATCGATGTAATACTTCGTCTTATAAGGAAGAAAAATcttattataactttttgctcaaatattaagtatattaCTGTATTAATGATAGAAATTGAAAATTTcgagaaaattataaaatacttactaattttaaaaaattttataactaCCTATAAACAGTTCTTTGTGAACGTTTTAGGCTTCTTCAGTCATCATAAGCTTTATTCTTGTCGGGACATTAGCAGTGGTTTGTTATACAGGGAAAACGTTTTTGTGCAAAAAAGAGATGATAATTTTACCTTCATTCAGaggaataataatgataGAAAGGCATCAACATGTGTACACGTATCAGGAATAGATGATAAATTATTCCACCAAATgtgtttttcatttatatatttatttattcaagTATTTATAACGTACGTACAGTTACTGTTAAGTggattaacaaaatataaggaAGATGCTAAGAAAAgatacatattatttaaaattatagtgAGTAACACATATGGAATTCTAAGAAttaggaaaaggaaaaaaacagaaaataatattcttatcAACAGCAGaggaaatattttctttttattaaaaggcATGACGAGTAGGAGAAAAATTAGAAGTAGGTTATACAGGAGTTGTACATTCATATCTCTTATTGATACAGTTGTAAAAACCTTGAATAAGGATTGGATTCGTCTAAGTTTATTTTTCCACAACAGTAGATGGATAAACTATATAGGGCGTATTTTAattgattttttattaacccTATTAAGGGGTATTAATATAAGATATtcacaaaatgaaaaaattgagttaacttttaaaaataataaacatacaaaatatagaatgtatgaacaaaaaatggaaaactTATTTACGCAAATTGAGtatcaaattatatatatgttttttaaaaaaaaattcctatACTGTTTTGagaaatttttaatgttaaataatgataaatacAGTATGGAAGGAGACCATaccaattttataaaaacagcagaaaatattatttatactattatttataacagtaagggggaaaaaaggattttattttataaatactataaaatatatatcgaAATTGTACATATGATAAGGGAAACTAATGTTACCAAGAAGAAGAAGCATACCTTCGTAAATTACTTCTATACGTCGAACGGGGAAACCTTGAAAAGAGACAGTGGTAATGATTgtagcagtagcagtagttGGGGTAaaatttttggaaaaaaaaatttaccgCAGCACAGACATGAGttttatgtacaaataaCGAACAGGATCTTCCTACTTTACGTCATGTTGtcatatttgaaaaaatcaaaaagagctacaaaatttatgaagatatttttgaaaatatttttcctaaTATCTgagcaaaaaaattttgctttgcagttttacttttataaaataaaaattttggaGCACTTGCTGAATTATACAGATAATTCTACATTAGGAGGAAGGAAGTTTCATCACACTAGTATTGGAAACctaagtaatatatttccCTTGAATGGTAAACAACTTCCTTATGGAAAAGGAGCAaagaagggaaaaaataaaggaaaaaggaaaaaacaattCTTAGACAATTTCCATTACTCATTAAATAGTAGTAGCAAGGAAGAATGTAGAAAaagtaatacaaaaaatgttttCATTCCCCAGATATCATTAAATCGTATTTTCAATTCATCAAAATTCTCAGTAGAAAATAACACAAAGGTTTTTTCCACGAGTCGTTTTGTTGAACCATCTTTTCATTCGTCTTCTTCAAATCGTTTAGACCATCAATCGATAGGTAGTTGTAGATCACACTCCCTTAGAGAAGAAAGAAGCAAATCATCTTCGTCAAAATGTTATTactggaaaaataaaaatttaaggaGTCATAAGAAGTATACAATGAGCGAAggatatatacgcatatccaagtgtaataaaaatagtgcGTATTGTAGTAATAGCTTGGGaggaaaaaacaattatcCTGATTCAATGATAGTGTCACATGTTAAAAATAAGCATGAGAGTAAAtttgttaataaatataatgaaagtCCGTCCATTATGAAATGGACAATCCTTTTGATTTTCtcattaataatatcatataacaaaaaggacctaaacaatttttactttaatgagaatttttatgatgattacaaaaaagttaataagtatattgagagaaaaatatttacaaaaaataacaaaataaaaatactacatctaaaaaactttttgaaaatattaaataaattattctctTTCCATAGGTTAGTTAATTCGGAACATCTGCCTATTATGAACATTCTGCAGTCATACCTGAATAGCGGAAAGAGTAGTTGCAAGGGTAGCTGGAAGAGTAACTGCAATGGAAAAAAAAGCGGTAATGGTAACCGTAAAAGGGTTAACGAAATGGTGCACAGAGCAGTCAGACTTACACAAAATAACGAGCAGCTTCAAATATTGTACAACATATccataataaaaaacttaACACATCTTAAGTTTCTaaagaaaattaatgaaGACGGTAATGGCAAGATATATATGTGCTCTTATTCCGTTTTTAGTGACCAACCGtttattatgaaattaataagtataaaaaaggatgttaatgaaaattatatttttaaaaacatttttaatgaaataaaatgtcTCCTCAAATTTCAATATGTAAATAGCAGAATATGTCAAGTGTACGAATATGGCGTGGTAAAAAATGATGACAACAGGAATTATTTTACGTATTATATTCTGATGAAATATTATGATTGCAATTTAAAACAGTATATTAACAACTTACATTCTAATTATTTAGAGCAAAgagaaataattaaaaacgaAGAATTTCCTTCACCTCCTagcaaaaaggaaaataaaacatccaatttacatttaagaagaaggaaaatacttcaaaaattaaccataaaaaaaaaaaaaaaaaaaaaaaatcatgcTTTTtgtgaaaagaaaaaacaattatataaaaataagagtataactttttactaccatgtaatgaaaaaaattacccATATGAGAATAATTGATTTGCAATACGCACTtcttgttttaaaaattttcaatcaAATTGTTGAACAGATTATGAGCATACATAAAAGAGGGATAGTCCATTTTGATATTAACACAAGTAATATTTTGATGAATTATAGTGAGCTCATTCCTCTACTAATTTGTTGCAACACATCACACAAGAAAGTAATGTTTAGCGAAAAAGGGGAAGTTTCTTTTCCCAAAGAGTGCAATACAAGTCCAAATGCAGTTGCTACATATAGTTACACGGCTACTTCTGCTGTTATTTCCACTACTGTGAACGTATCAGGTTTACAAAGGAAAGATGACAACATCATGATAAGGTATTTAAACGTTCCTCAGGTCCCAGCGATATGTGTGGAAAGTAGAAAAGTCAGTATAGGGCATggacttatatatataccatcAATTGTTATAAACGATTTTGGCGagagtaaatttttttttaataataatgattttcttttttttagaataaatAGAGGTAATGAAATTTTATCATCCCCCGAGCTAATGATGAATAATAATTGGAGAAAAAAGGTGTGTCATGTCGTAACAAAAGGCGCACATGTAGGGAAGGAAACAAATAATAGAGGCAATGAATGcgcaaaatttaaaaatattattaaaagaagagACAAGCTATTGGCACCTTTTacgagaaaaaataattgtaacaGAATAAGAAAACGAACTAACTCGTTCGGAAGTTATGAATCTTTATCCTTTAAACCCTGTAAATGCTTAGAAAAAATAGTagcaattataaaaaaaaaactgcagaaaaaacacaaatttgaaaaaagaaaaatgtatatacagaAAAGTGATATTTGGTTATTGGGTTGTGTATTATTTGAGATGTTTACTAACGAAAGTTTGATGaatgtacataattttttgtacataaaaatatacgaaaaaaaagatctactagatgaaattatttataaaaaaataaagaataattttgaagaaatttaccatttttttaattattttttccaatttgatttaaaaaagagaaaaagtcttaatgatatatatatacatataaaagtgATCTATAAcacatatgtaaaaaaattaaagaaagaaAGGGAGCTGTTAAGAATAATACAAAGAAACATAGCACATGATTATAGAATGTATTCCGATAGTAATAAAGATGATAGGGGAAACCTCTTTCATAATATGATACACATAGGATATGATACATATTTCTTTGATAGTAAAActgttaaatattataaaaagatcGACAGATTGCTATATTATGAGGAAAAGGGGAAAAGAAACGgtgattattatttatactcaaaaaaaaagttccTTACCTTTCTCATATTAACACGACTGCAAAGGAAAAGAAGTCTTTTCACTGATAAatgtaattttgttttttatacgTTTAATAACAAGGTATATTTTGGTCAATATTCGTCAAATATGTGTAAAGCGCATGATTGTTCAAGAATCCCTTTTTCGAtagaaaaggtaaaaaaaatactacatTTTTTGATCACACATAATATTGttaagatatataatttttattttatttttaaaatgaatgaaGGGGTGAAAGGATTTCTACGCTTgaacaatttaaataaacGTATGATTTACTCTTTTTCGTCTATTTTTTGTGAAGAGTCTATTCCTTCAGATAGCAGAAGGAATAGTGATGTAACCAACGTGCAGGtgttatatttcaaaaagaagttattttacaaaaaaagcaaaaatacgaaaaaggtattttataaatatcttAATTTCCTCTCATCGAAAAAGTACAAACCgatttttaagaaattttgtaaatatagcaaaataaaaatttataataaaaacgaTTTAAAGAATCTctcttatttctttttattcttttttatcaataCTCATCTAAAACTTCATACTAACTCAATtgatgaaaacaaaaaatatttttttattttaaatagtgATCAAAATTGTGagtataattctttttataatacacatatattgtCGTATAATTTCTCAAATGTTTTTttgtgctttttttttttcgttatatttgaaataaatatagaagaactatttttctttttcaaaacAGACACGACGGTATCATTTTCAGACATGGATATAAGTTTGTTCAAGGAGATTATGAACAACTTTTTTTAG